One Carettochelys insculpta isolate YL-2023 chromosome 1, ASM3395843v1, whole genome shotgun sequence genomic window, ATGATTAATAAAAACACGTTtatcatcaagcccagtgtaaataattggtaAAAGGGCTGGggtgcctcttgttctatcctcacaggcaaggaaaaacaagttccctccctctgccttatgacacccttttagatacctgaaaactgctatcatgtcccccctcaatctcctcttttccaaactaaacaagcccagttctttcagcctttcttcataggtcaaggaaaagtactttaaaaaaatatatagtggAAAAATCCATTAACAACAACGGATTTAACTAAGGGGCAGTGAATTTCCCTGGATACAGAgtcagccagccctggggaacaGCCATcagctgccctgagcctccttccctgagccccctaTCGTGACACCTGAACTCCTCATACCCCCGGGGTGTTGCCCTATAGAACCTGAGTAGCACCACGTGAGTTTTCTAGGGTGACAGTATAATTATGCCAGTTTCAAttgttttggtaatttatttcaaagtacctGTCAGAGTATGTCTGCAACACACAGACAAAGGATAAGATTTGGGATTGTACTTTATTTTGCACAAATAAAGCCTTTACTAAGGATATTAACACCAAATTAGAGTAATTGATATAAACTACACCAATGTgcttcccacccctccagcaccgtGAAGAGACTTGGGGTGAGGAGCCCAAGAGAGGAGCAAGGAGCATGGGGCTAAACCTGCTAGGTTgttaggtgggggtgggagaagttGGACTAACTCTgcttgggggaggtgggagaattATAAAGGAGGTGGGGAGTCTTCCCCTTGCAGACCCTGACTGCCCACCAAGCCATTCCCATTTCATCAGACACACCTGCCCCTACCCCTCTCTTcccgcccacccccccccagttatttttaaaagagctgtttGGGAAAATATTTTAGTGTCTATATTTCTGTGTGAattatgtggggggggggggtttaatTCTTTCTGGTAGGTGAGGTCAGGGACTTGTGCAGTGTGCTGATTGACACAGTTATCATGAGTAGGGACTACAGTATTGCTCCTTTTATCGACTGGCTTGCGCTTAAGCTGGCAGTTGGAGTCCAGGGACTATACCCCGTGCAATACTGTTATAATGCAGGTGTGGCCAAACTGTGGCTCACAAACACTCCTCCACCCACCATCCAGATGCACCCTATTCTCCACCCACCAGACCATAGGGCAGGTGGGACTCTGccttgctgcagggagaggggagtctCAGGGCTTGTGCCCAGTGGGGGTGGCGGTGGGGGTCTCAGGGCTTCTCTCCAGGGGAGGCGGATGTCTCAGCAGGCACCTTCTGGTGGTGAAGCTGAAGCCCTGAACCCCAGCAGCACACCCTGGCTCTGGAAGGGCCGAAGACTGTTGTGTGCAGTTCGGAGGGTCAGCAAGAAATGCATGTGTGAGGGTTTCACAGTAGATTCTTTTCTCTTGTGACTTTCCGTGGTGGTTGTGTGCAGAGGTGTCTGTTGTGCACCGAGATTCACGTGAGGCAGAGCCGGCAGAACTCTTCCAGTTTGGTGCAGAAGCATTATTAGCTGAAAGCAGCAAGCTGGGAGAAAGGGGACCGTCGAGTTCGTGATCTAGCTAAACAGATTCTGGCCTGTTTGGGACAGATGAAGTGCTGAACCACTGGTATTTGTATAGAGCCCACACACTTCTTTGGGAGCCCCTGGTAAGTTAGCAGCAGTTGGAATGAATAGACCCTTCAGAGATACACAATATGGGAGCACAAGTGtaaaatcagatttattttattttcattcatgCCTTGGCACAGCCAGTATGAGCTGGGACTCTGTAGAATGAGCCCATTCCAAGCATTAAAAAGGGTCCAGTGGATCGGTCTTGGTTTTGTCAAGCTGATAGGCAGTAAGAgagggctcctggggcagggctaCGTACACGATCAAGTGTACACATTGATCTTCAGTTTCGCTGATGCAGACCTGAAAGACACAAAGAACAGGACAGCCATGGACAAAGCAGAGTCTAATAAAAGGATGGTTTGGAGCGCTGTAGTGCTGAACCTTGGAACTGCCAGAGAATAAAAATTATATCACACCTGCTATTATTTTATATGCTTAACCAGGTCTGTGTCGTAATACGTGTGTGAGTTAAAACAGGCCTCTGTGCCCAaactagggtgtttgtgatgcacgGCAGAGATAGAAACGTTATCTTTGCACTCACCAGGTTAAATTCAGCCCTGCCATAAGAAGCTGCCACTCCCACTCCTTGCTCTGGGAGTTGTAACTCCTTATGCCTTAAAACGTTTGAGGGATAATGGAAGGGTGACGGGGATTTAGCTGGCACAGGTatatccacatggcctctgcagtgccagccccTGCTTCGCCAGTGCCAAACTCTCagggggctatggtaatgagctttgggagcaTGCAAATAGCACGCCATTTGTAATCCCGTgaagctcattttgcacagcTCGCTGGCAGCAGCGCTGGGTGGAGCGCCATGGAGGGCCAGCCTAGTGGAGCCAGGCTTCCCTGATTTATAATATATTCTACCCAgcccaaacacacacattccaGTAATCCctggaaatgtgcaatttagagttaagcgcaactcaaaatcccactgtcagggctctgcagggccaggggttCAAACTCCCCATGCGGCCCCGGCTCATGCTCACCaccctctgggcagctctgacttaccatcccacccccacacctggctcaACTCCAACCCCCgagccatgcacagctctggctcaaccaccCCCCTGCAAAGccgcacagccctggctcagctccacccccacccccgccatgcagccctaacccacctgaGGAGTAACCCCCCGACCTCCttccatggctccaacccactgccaggcttaaccctccccagttgCCTTCCCAAGACCtggactttcaaaaggagctccaggtgctcctgctgcttccccggctgcagaacatgcgttccaccggggaaaaagctgcccccgacttacacaaaattcaagttatgtgagagTGCCTGGGAACATAACCTCTatgtaactcgagggactacggTAATGAAAGTCTTTATTTCCTAGGGCTGAGGGGGCCTTGGCAAGTTTCCAATTATTTGCTATTTCTGCAGGGCGGAGAATGTCCAAGTACTACGGTAAATTGGCCTGTGGGCTCTAAGTCAGGTCAATACATCTCACAGGCCTTGAGAGCGCAGTGTCCTTGCCCAGCTAGCTTGTGATGAGAGTTTCCAGGCCAGATTGACAAAGGGACTCAGAAGCCCAAACTGGGGGGTTGAAGCCCAACATTTCAGTACAGAGTAACTTAAACCTCCCACTGAACTGCCCCCCTCTGAGCATATAAATTGTTTGGAGTCCCCTGCTTGCCTGAAATTCTGCCAGGGGCCACGCACCCTACTTTCTGCAACAGGCATCTGGACCGTCCCCCCAACTCTCCCACCCAAGTGGCATTAGCCTAGGTGTTGCCCTGCCATCTTACTGAAGGCCCAGATCCAGTAAGAGTGCTCGGACGCCACAGAAACTTTAGAAAGAGCACAAATGTCCCTATGACCCGTAGCCCGGTGGCAAGGGCGCACACCTGGGCCAAAGGAAAAGCCATTCAGTTCCCGCTTGTGCAGGTCATATTGAACCGTTTCTTGCACTGTTTCCTCACTATTTGCATATCTGCCTTTAAGGCACTCAAAATTTCACCTGCTTCAAGCAAAACATGTCAGCAAGAATGGAAGAAGGGAGGAATTTTGTTGAATACTGACCTTAATTAAATAGTTTAGTCCATGAACAACCTGCGTCCTATATTGTAAGGCTTCAAATACTTTGTATGTTGTATTCTCCTTCTTTTCCAGCTGTGGCTTCACCTATAAAGGGAGAAAAAAGCGTTAGACTGCAATGAGCTTTTTTCATCAgatgttctgtgcctcagtttcccctttgtaGTGGCCCAAAGAAGGTGCAGAGACTGATATGTCACATATAGCATGTCCCCTCTTTGGGCATTGCTTTTTAAGTaattcagctcagctcagctcttcCAGTCCTGTTTCCTGGGCTTCACAGCCCTGTCAAAACTATTCTTGCCGCCTGGACATTCCAGAAAGCCACTTTTTACTTGCTCTCCGCAAACATCTCCTTCCAAAACCCCGCTCCATCCACCGACCTCAGCGTttgcctggcccagctccctctggaaggaggcagcagcacctCCAGTTTGCCATCACATTCCTCTTAAATCAGTGTGACACTGTGGCCTGTTAGCACCAACTGGCAAAGGTTTCACGGTTCTGAACAAGCATCTCCTGTCTCCACTTGGACAGGTCACTATACCTGCCACATGACTTTCATGGTACTTCACGGCACGGGCGGGCTGTGGTAAAACCTGTAACATATCAATCAGTATTCATAGCATTGGAAGCTGTGCATATGGGTGATACAGTTCCATTATTCCTTAAGTATGTATTGAAAATTATGCCCTTATGGCCTTGGAGGGAAAAGTGAGTCACCAGGGAATAATACTGCCCAGGGATGGCTAATTCAAGCGGAGAAAGTTGTGACTCAGCCAGGTGTAGTCGGTGGAGTATTTGTTGCTTTAGTCAGTTTGCCGTGGCctcaacccaaaaaaaaaagttaaaaaccatCAAGCTGAGCATCAAAACCACATGGGCAGGAATCAGCCTGTCTGTGACTGAAGACAGAAGACTGTTCAGTATGTGTCATTGTATGGACTCTGAAGGACATGTCAAAATATTGTGAATACCAACAGTGTAAACGTGCAGTGGGTTATGCTGGCGAGGTCATCTAAGGCGTGTGCGAAAATGTAATTTGTCAGGTAGGATAATCTCATTTCTGTTTTTGTACGGTAAGTTATACGAATGGTATGTCTGTATTCCCCAACGTGTGCTGTGTACCTGGACGACACCCCCAAATAATTTGGCATTTAGCACGGCCTGACCCGGTTGATGGCCCACGTGAGACAAGAGCTATACAACTGACCCACTGAGAGATGGCAAGGATTACACCCCAGGACTCAGCAAGGCACACGGGGGTATGCCTACAGAAAgaactctaaggctgcgtctacacttgtattcctctctcgaaagaggcgtgcaaatgagggaaatcagaaatgcaaatgaggtggagatTTACAtctctcacacctcatttgcctattattttaaaagagcttctttggaaagaagaaaagcagtgtagatgctgctctttcgaaagtaaaccccatctttgagacaatccttcttcccataaaaaaaggaagaagggttctttcgaagacggggtgtacttttgaaagagccacgtctacactggttttcttcttttgaaagaatatgcaaatgaggtgccagatatgtaaatctccatctcgtttgcattttcaattgcccttatttgcatgcctctttggaaagagcaatgcaagtgtagacgcagcctaagtctTCCAGGCCATGTGCTGGGCAGCTTCTGTTTTTGAACAGAGGAAATCAAGCCTCATGGCAAAGAAGTGTAACAGTCATGTGCATCtgctccattttgtcttcagtttCTCTTCCTGTTTTCTATCCTGCTTCTGACCTCTGGAGTAACCTTTCTACAAAGGAAGCTGTGACCAAAGGACTGAATGAGCCATCCAAGCTGCTGGTATGTTTCCAAGTAGAAGCTCCCTTCTAGCCAGAGGGAGATGAAAAAAGTCCCCAAGACAGTTTAAACTATTTAGCTAAAaatccttttttttcttcttcctactGGTATCGAGAGAATCCAAATTGAAGCAATAAATGCAAGTCTCTCTCCAGGTGGTGGCACCTATGCAAAGAACCTTACAATGTGCTGACAAAAGCAGCTGTGCACTCCATATTTACTCAGAACCAGTTAGTCCACAGGGTTGTAGTTTAACAGTTGCTTTAAATATTTTCGTACTTTGTTGCTGAAGACAATACAatcaccttttaaaaaatatctttgcATAGATTTTTTAGCTGCACAATCAAGGTGTACATCTTCAAGCCTTAAACGCTTGGGGCTTCAGACATAGTTTTTGAaagtaaattcttcaaaagactaTCCTGGTCTAAATTATACATTTAATTACTATAACAcaaaaaaacttgcttccaaagttttCTTGTCATTTCTGTCCATCCCTGCTATAATCACTCTCCCTCCAAAGGGACAACACCCCTTTTCTTCCCAAAAGCTGCACAAATGAGTTTCTATTGTTATGGAGATCACATAAAAGAAATTTATGTTCCCTTTTCTAAAAGCAGTTAACCTGGTGATGAAGCCATTAAACCACTCTGACTGATTAATGTAAATTAATGTCTTTGCTCCTATGTGTTAAATACGTAATAATCTGGAATTATGATTTTTGAAAGCTTCAGCGTACAAATATAACATCATCCTAGTAATACTGATGAAGCCAATGTGAAACAGAGACCAGTTGCATGATGTATTCCGTACTATTTCCCACACTATTCTGCAGGACAGCACTGTACCCTGATTAGAAAGAAGTCTCTAACGCTTCAGAGACTCTACAAAACACTGTCACTGACATTTTCAGTCCCAACTGTAGGACTTTTAATGAGAGGCTTTCTGTATGTCCAGCCTTCTCAAGCTGGCACTGCAGTGGAAAACAGGCTCCGTTGCCTTTAGAAAGAAATGAGAGAAGAATGGCTTTtaccaaatgtcatttgctacatttgggttcagggctTTGGCTAGAAGTGATGAGGGGAGAcgggtgagggtggggcagggcagggcagggcaggggtggtgtatAGGTGGTGGGGGCCACGGGCTATGGAGCTCCCCTCCCTAAGCAGCGGCTTCCCCATTGCCCAGCTCATGATCCAAATGCTGCAATCTCGACATTcctcccagcaccccaccacccctgcactgGAGAACTCGTTCCTCCAGTTCCCACAGCCTCTTCCCTTTCTGCTGCTCTCAGCAGCTTCCCCACACTACTCCCAGGCTTTCCGCTGCATCGGAAGTGTTGCTCTAAGTGTCTTGTCAGCCCCAGATGTCCTTGTCTCAGACATACACGCTACCACCCTCCCCTTTCCCAACCTCCCAGCGCTATTTACCCAGCCCTTATTTACTGGAAGGGCCCTTCCCGTCAAGGGAGGCCAAGCAGACAGCTGCCTCGCTCCCAGCCAGACAGCTCATTGTCCTCCGCTCCTGCCTACCCCCTGTGGGACTAGGCGCTGTAAAGCGTAATCCAGTCCTGACCAAAGGACTCTGGGTTGCTGTTTCTGGGCTTATCTAGGCTTAGGGCTCCACTGGACATCAcgctcaggggtcagcagtgtTACAAGACAACCTCCCCAGAAGTGCATAGGGCTGTTGGGGACTAGCATTCAGAGGTTCATTGGCGTCTTCTTGACTGACAGCATTCGCAGCCCTGAGCTCAGCACCCAGGCGTCTCCTGCAGTGCACGGGGAGATCTAAGTGCCGAAGCAAATGAGCCTCAGAAGCCAGCAGGCAGAGCGGAGAGCCGGCTATGCTAATCAGGGTAAAATGGAGAGACCAGGGAGTGCAGAATGAGCAGGGCCGCAGACTGACTGGTGGGCTGGAGAGAAGCGCACACCTCTGCTTGAGATTCATGCTGGCAGAGGGCCAGGTGAGGAGTGGCTTGTAGGTGCTGAGGCAATCAGGGTTAAACGCCTCGTCTCTCTGGAGCACTTTTGGCAAAACATCAGTGTTCCCATCGGCAGGCTGGTGGTCAGGTAGTGTTGGTTGCTAATGAAATCACAGAGATCCCAGCTGACTCTCAAATACCAGATGCTATTCAAAATCTGCCTCACACAGATCACATGCAACGGCGGGGCCAGAAAGGGGAACCCAGCACTCGGGAGTGTTCTCCTGCTCCAAGCACGAGGCAGGAGTTCTACCGTTTAGAACATAAAGAACTGTGAATACTCTTGTTCGCATTTTTTCAAGCTCACCAACCAAGCAAGTGCTTTAAATCAGGGGGTTTTCAATCGCCTTCTTTCTCAGttaccacctccccacccccaacacacacgcacaccacaAACGCTATAACAATtccacagcccacctgtgccccagCAACTGTTTTGAGTCACGTACACCAGGTTAAAAGCCAGGGCtcgtggcagtgagccgcatgCTGGGCAATTGCTTGGGGCCGGATGCCACAGTGGCCTTGCAAAGCTAAGTTGCttaggctttggcttcagccctgggggctggcgCATGGGCTTCACCCCTTTAGCCTTCTGCCCAGTGCCCCGGCACATCTAATGCTGCCCTGTTCTCTGGTGTATTTTGGCAGccccctgaaacctgctttcAGCCCTCCGGGGGTATGGGCTGGGGAAGAGCGGCTCAGACCCCTGcttgggagctgctgctgtaaAATCATTCCAAGTGCATGACCCTTTCTTGAGAGCAGTTCAGTCTCATATATACCTTTTGGCCCCACTGCCCTTAGTTAACAGGGAGGTACATTTTAACCCCCCAATTTACCCCTCTGCACGTGAAAGGAGAATCACCTTTTGATCATCTTTGCATACACTGAAAACTAAGGATCGTTGCCTCATTTCTGGTGCAGGGTGGATGCAAGCTCAATCTTGGCTTCTCAAGATTTTCTTGAACAGAGCTGGTTACATTTCTACAGTGTGCGCACACCACAGCACTAGTATTTTGTCCTCCtctggtgcctttttttttttggaggacaAGAtgctcaggctgcatctacactagctccctacttcgaagggcgGATGGTGAGCAGGGTGccgggagtttattaatgaagtgctgtggtgcgtatgtagcacttcattaagctaattctccccccgcccccaggaacttcgaagtgttgaactttgaagtactggctcgTGTGTAGCCGCAACTCActcgccggtacttcgaagtgcctgggccaCGTCAAAGgccctttactttgaagttgccatgaggggagaattagtttaatgaagtgcagtatctgcactgcagcacttcattaataatctccagaCGCccgacttaccatcctcccttcaaagttgggagctagtgtagacacagcctcagtgtgtcTCACGAACATGAATTAAACCTCACAGTCCCCCTTTGAGGAAAGGGAGTTTTATCCCACACACCGTGACCCCCTTCTACAGCcaaggaaactgaagcacaaagcGGTGCCGTGCTTTGCCCTGGGTTACACAGGGAGTCCATGACAGAGCCAGGCAAACCCCGAGTATTTCCCTGTCCGAGCTCCACAAGCCCAAATACCCTTCAAGGGACCCTAAATCATTATTGGAAAGACCCAAGTTACAAACCAGAGCAGAATACTGACAAAGAAGCCCATTTGCACTTTCTTAGACCCTTAAAATCCAAGATTTTCCAGGATCTAACAAGCCGCTGGACTCTCAGAAggtaatttgttttttaaaatagtgacATCCAGGGATACTGAAATAcccatccccctcctctgccctctggCAATGGGGCTCTAGTAGCAGACCTGGCACTAGGAACAAAAGCCTGACTTTCTGGGTGCTCAAATGGGACCTCTAATTCACTGCCCGTGCAGCTCCACTACTCCAAGTACACCAGTTCCAGTGTAGACAGAGAACACGGCTATTTTTGCTACTAGCTGAACCGCTCTAATCCGCAGCTCTCTCGTTGGGCAACATCCATTATCTGGCGTGATGTTACGTAGCCAGACAACGACTTATCATGTGTTTCTCGAGgttccttaaagtttgtttacagccaccagcttcCCAGAGTTTCCAGAAGACAAAATAAGAGCATATTAtctgttttttcagtcttctgatcTACCTTTCAAAGAGTAAAATGGGATGATTCGGGTAATCATAGACTTGCCAATCTAACTCTGATCTTGAGTAAGAAACTGCAATAGCTGATATGGgtcttgattaataaagaattaaaggacatTTGTATATTAATGACAATCAGTGTGAATATATGGAAAATAGTTCCTGTCTGACTAACCTGGTATCTTTGTAGATGAGATTATAAAAGTGGTGATAAAAGGTAACACAACTGATGTGCCATCCTGCTGTATGGCAGTGTACTTGGTATCACATGGCATTTTGATTAAAATACTAAAACAATAATACAAAATTAACATGGCCTCACTACATTGATTAAAAGATTGAAAAGGTCTACACTGGTGTTGTACAATCATCAGACTACCTGGTCCCATCCAACCTTGGCATATCTAAGAATTTCCTGGGCTGTAGTCGCTTCTTAAGCAATTTTTTCCATGCCCCATACTTGGAATCAGTCAAGAGGGTTTCATTTGCAATGCTGGAtgttagattttaaaataaagtttagcTTAATTCCATCATCTCTCCAGCATTTGCCTTAAAGACACACACTTTTCTACCGTTAGTGTCTGTTTTGCTTCTTTCATTGGATGCAACTCACCTGGTCAGCAATCGCTTGAACTTCTGGAGTTGCCAGCTTCACCTCTGAATAGGCTCCTCGCATCATAGCGGCAAAAAGCCTCTTAGGATGTTTGGACACTGACAAGCAAAATCTAGAGCAAATGTGATCAAGAATGGCCAGGCATCTGGTGTTATATAGTCACACAGTCATGTGATTTATATAGGTGGAGTTTACCATCATTAGGTTTGTGAGGGGaaaggagggaagaaaggaacaaaccaaaacaacacTGTCACATGGTTACTAGTAAGGTAAAGAGCACTTCAACAACCATTATGTGACATTATAGTGCTCTCAGGAGACCAGGAAAGCAAAAAGCAAATAATCCCCTAACCCCTATTAGTTACCAGAATTGGTTCAGGCTGGTTTGGCAATGTCTTGACTCATCACTTGTTTCAACACCCGTAAAGAGGGTGATGCTCTCTTTGTGCTTAGGAGCCTGCTTCCGGAACTGATTGTTTAACACTGAGCCACACCCAATTGTTTCCCCAGTACTATATTAGCATTAACATTTCAACACATCACAAAAATGTTGGCACATGCTACCACCCTAAGCTGTTCTTTGGCTTGTGTTTTAGCTTTCTACTGGGGGAAATAAGACCCACCTTCAAAAAAGACTCTGCATGTAGAGTTTTTCACCAGACTTTCTGCAAAACCTACGTGCATTTGGCAATTAATCACATTTTAATTTCACGCCAGGAACAACATTTCCTTTTTCTACATAATTTCTTGAATGCTTCTCTTGTGACAGggtagggctgggagggggtgagtacAAGCGGAAAAAGCGgggctggcaaacaagcaaagtgggagcagctggggaggaagctcatcatcatcatcaccaccatcaataaccgtgggctcagcacccgctggtgtctgatgcctctctcactatttcctcccatctttccctatccagtgcagactggcttagtttctgtagactagctccgcaccaatctaccacatcatctatccattctctgtggggtctgcctctcctattcgaaccacccattatgccgaatactagagtcttgatttttcgttcatcgttcattcctcaaatacgtccaaatagttgtagcttctcttttataaccttctgcagcaggttctctttcggctgtatcttcctatataattctgcattggtgaccttctccatccaccctattctcagaatctttctataacaactccttttgaacgccaatattcttcttttcgaatctttcattatcatccatgtctcacaactgtacaacatgctgccgaATACATACGTTTTccagacgcccagcttcgttcatAAGCTAAttggtttgcttttccagatctcatccatcgccttcaaactcgctcttctTTCGCTagtctagtcactatttccttcttacagtctaggtcatgtattatgttgctccccagatatgtgaacttctctacattttctggttcaataccatccacactgatcttccttccgatttccttacctccaaataccattgtttttgttttcttgatgTTCATAATCGGTCCGTATCACTTCcgttcttcatttaacacccgcaccgttttcaccagcttctcctcatcttcctcaatgataactatatcatccgcgaacctcaagttgttaattcttttctcgtgcacagatatcccttctacctcttccttcatcttgtccatcgccctctccagatgtgtgatgaagatacttggcgatattggatctccttgtctcataccagtgagtgcaagaatgatggtcgcgtgattcgaagcaaaaccgttcaacatctcagtcattcaggtgtatgcacccatgtcggacagtatggaggaagagactgagctattttataaagacttgacaaagacggtggggaggaagctgccctgggtcaactggggctagctggtcccactgaagcctgcttttaaaagaacct contains:
- the LOC142007064 gene encoding cystatin-A-like: MMRGAYSEVKLATPEVQAIADQVKPQLEKKENTTYKVFEALQYRTQVVHGLNYLIKVCISETEDQCVHLIVYVALPQEPSLTAYQLDKTKTDPLDPF